From the genome of Roseivivax sp. THAF197b:
GAGCCCCTGCTCGGTCCAGGCCGGGACATCGTCGCGCGCAGGCTGGCGGCCCACTTCGAGGTTTTCGCGCACGGACAATTGCGTGAAGATCCGCCGCTCCTCGGGGACGTAGCCCAGTCCCGCCCGCGCCACGCGATAGGGGGCCATGCCGGTGATCTCCGTGCCTGAAAGATGCACCGAACCGCGCGCCACGGGCAGCATCTGCATCAACGCCTTGAGCGTGGTGGTCTTGCCCGCGCCATTGCGGCCCAGAAGGGCCACGACCTCACCCCGCGTGACCGACAGCGACAGATCCGACAGAACCTGCGCCTTGCCGTAGAAGACGTCGATCCCGCGCGCCTCAAGCATCGTCCAACGCCTCCGGATCGAGCCCCGCGCCGAGATACACCTCCTGGACGCGCGGATCGGCGCGGACGGCATCGGGCGTGTCATGCGCGATGAGTTGACCGCGATCGAGGACCATCACGGTCCGGGCATGTTCGAAGACCACGTCCATGTCGTGTTCGGTGAAGAGGATCGTCATGCCCCGGTCGCGGGCGATCCCGGTGACGGTCTCCATCAGGTCGGCGCGTTCGGTGGCGGCCATGCCCGCGGTCGGCTCATCCATCAGGAGAAGCTTCGGCGTATGGGCAAGCGCAATGGCCAGTTCCAGACGCTTCAGGTCGCCGTATGCCAGGACCGCGGCGGGGCGATCCGCCTGATCGGACATGCCCACATTTGCCAGCAGGTCGCGGGAGGCCTCAACCTCGAGCGACCGGGCGAAGGGCAGAACGGCGAAGCTGCGCCGCCGGGCCGAAAGCCTCGCGGTCTGCACATTCTCCAGCACGGTCATCGACGGCCAGGTCCCGGTGATCTGGAAGGTGCGCCCGAC
Proteins encoded in this window:
- a CDS encoding ABC transporter ATP-binding protein, translated to MSALLSVEGLSRHYGALRAVDEVSFTLAPGDIRALIGPNGAGKSTLFKMLMGETRPTSGSVTFEGRRITGLSPAQICRRGVGRTFQITGTWPSMTVLENVQTARLSARRRSFAVLPFARSLEVEASRDLLANVGMSDQADRPAAVLAYGDLKRLELAIALAHTPKLLLMDEPTAGMAATERADLMETVTGIARDRGMTILFTEHDMDVVFEHARTVMVLDRGQLIAHDTPDAVRADPRVQEVYLGAGLDPEALDDA